Below is a genomic region from Flavobacterium ginsengisoli.
AGATATTGCCAACGCTAGAATCGAATTCGAAAATGGATGCGTTGCAAATTTAACTGCCAGTAGAATTTCATTAAAAAACATGCGCAAATCACGTTTCTTTCAAAAAGATGCTTACATTTCTGTTGACTTTTTAGAAAAGAAATGCGAAGTAGTTCGTATGAAAGATGCGCCAGAAGTTCCTGGAGATTTTGATATGATTCTTCAAAATGCTGAAGGCGTTAAAAAACAAATTTATTTCACTAATCCAGATGTAGAACAAAACAATGCAATTCTGGACGAATTAGAATCTTTTGCAAATGCAATCAATACAGATACTACACCAGTTGTAACATTGGAGCAAGCGACAGATGCATTGCGAGTGGCGTATCAAATTATTGACTGTTTCGACAAATAATTTAAAGAATTTTAAAAATAAAATTAGCCACGAAATTCACGATAACATTGTGAATTCGTGGCTAAATCGTAAAATATAATATCAAAAGTAATATGAAAACAATAGCTGTAATTGGAGCAGGTACAATGGGTAACGGAATTGCGCATACTTTTGCGCAAAGCGGATTTACTGTAAAATTAATCGATGTTTCTGAAAAATCATTAGATAAAGGAATGGCAACTATTGTCGCTAACTTAGATCGTATGCTTTCTAAAGGAACAATTACGCAAGAAGATGTTGCTAAAACAATCACCAATATTATTACTTATACAGATATAAAAGACGGTGTTGTTGGTGTTGATTTAGTAGTTGAAGCCGCAACTGAAAATGTTGAATTAAAACTAAACATCTTCAAACAATTAAACGAATATTGCTCACACAATACAATCTTAGCTACCAATACTTCTTCAATTTCAATTACACAAATTGGAGCTGTTGTAGCGCATCCAGAACGTGTCATCGGAATGCATTTCATGAATCCGGTGCCGATTATGAAATTGGTTGAAATCATCCGCGGATATAATACAAGCGATGAAGTAACTAAAATCATCATGACTTTATCTGAAAAATTAGGTAAAGTTCCTGTTGAAGTTAATGATTATCCAGGTTTTGTAGCAAACAGAATTTTAATGCCTATGCTAAACGAAGCAATCGAAACGTTATACAATAAAGTGGCTGGAGTTTATGAAATCGATACGGTAATGAAATTAGGAATGGGACACCCTATGGGGCCACTTCAGTTAGCTGATTTTATTGGTCTTGACGTTTGTCTCGCAATTTTAAATGTAATGTACGATGGATTTAAAAACCCAAAATATGCTCCTTGCCCACTTTTAGTAAATATGGTAAGAGCTGGTAAACTTGGAGTTAAATCTGGAGAAGGTTTTTACGATTATAGCGAAAGTAAAAAAGCAGAGAAAATCTCTAAGCAGTTTATTCTTTCATAAAAAAGAAATATCATGTCGATTCAATCGAATTTAAATACAATTAAAGCAACATTACCTGATCACGTAACTCTAGTTGCCGTTTCAAAAACAAAACCTGTTTCTGACTTGATGCAGGCTTACGAAGCTGGACAACGCATATTTGGAGAAAACAAAATTCAGGAAATGACTGAAAAATGGGAACAAATGCCAAAAGATATTCAATGGCATATGATAGGTCATGTTCAGTCAAATAAAGTCAAGTTTATGGCACCGTATGTCACTTTAATTCATGGTGTTGACAGTTTGAAATTATTACAAGAAATAAATAAACAAGCTTTAAAAAACAATAGAATTATAGATTGTCTTCTTCAAATTTATATTGCAGAAGAAGAATCTAAGTTTGGCTTGGACGAAAATGAATTAAATGAACTTTTAACTTCTTCAGAGTTCAAAGAGTTGAAAAATATTCGTATCTTAGGTTTAATGGGAATGGCCACTTTCACCGAAGACCAAAACCAAATAAAAAAAGAATTCACACATTTAAAATCTATTTTTGATTCCATCCAAAAACTGCAGATTGTTGATTTAAAAACAATTTCAATGGGGATGTCTGGAGATTATCAATTAGCCATAGAATGCGGAAGCACAATGGTAAGAATTGGAAGCGACATTTTTGGCGGACGCTAAACATAAATCATAGATTTTAACTGATTACTAAAACTGAGACTGAGCAATTAATTTGTACGCAATACTTGACATAGAGACCACTGGAGGACAATTTAATGAAGAGGGAATTACTGAAATCGCCATCTATAAATTTGATGGACATGAAGTAGTAGACCAATTCATCAGTCTTGTTAATCCCGAAATTCCGATTCAGCCGTTTGTAGTAAAACTGACTGGAATTAATAACGCTATGTTACAGTCGGCGCCAAAGTTCTATGAAGTTGCCAAACGTATTATTGAAATTACTTCAGATTGCGTAATTGTGGCTCACAATGCTTCTTTTGACTACAGAATCCTTCGTACTGAATTCCGTCGTTTAGGCTACGATTTCGAGGCTAAAACACTTTGCACAGTAGAATTAGCTAAAAAACTAATTCCAGAACAGCCTTCTTACAGTTTAGGCAAATTGGTGCGTGCTCTTGGAATTCCAATGGCAGATAGACATCGTGCGAGCGGAGATGCTATGGCAACAACAAAGCTGTTCAAAATGCTTTTAGAAAAAGACACAGAGAAAACAATCGTAAAAGATTTTATAAAACTCGAAGTCGAAAAAGGGATTTCTCCTAAATTTTTAGACATATTAAATCAGATGCCAACCAAAACTGGGGTTTATTATATTTATAATGAAAGTGGTACTTTGATTTATATCGGCAAAAGCCAAAATATCAAAAAGAGAGTCAATCAGCACTTTACAGGAGTTACAACTAAAAGCAAAAAAATTCAGGCAGAAGTCTTCACCATAACTTATGACGAAACCGGAAGCGAGCTAGTTGCGCTTTTAAAAGAAAGCCAGGAAGTAAAAATAAATCGTCCGAAATACAATCGTTCGCAAAAGAAAACTGTTTTTCCTTTCGCCTTATATGCAGAAAAAGATGCAAACGGATATATAAACCTAAAACTTGAAAAAGCAGACGGACGTAAAAAAGAAATTACATCTTTTGCCTCTTTGCAAGAAGGTAAAAATGCCCTTTTTAAATTTACGGCAAAATATCATTTATGCCAGAAATTGACAGGTTTATACCAAACCAAAAAAGAGTGTTTTCAATATAAAATAAAAGAGTGTGACGGGGCTTGTATTGGCGAAGTGACGCCCGAAGTCTACAATTTAAGAGTACAGCAGTTTATTTCAGAAAACAGTTTCGAAAATAAAAGCATGATCATAATCGACAGGGGGCGAAATGTAAACGAAAGAAGTGCTATTTTGATAGAAAATGGAATATATCAAGGTTATGCTTATTACGATTTGAACTATCAAATCACAAATATTGATATTCTTAAAAACATTCTAATCCCAATGCAGCATAATCGTGACGTAAAAAACATTATTCAGAGCTACATTCGCAAAAGCAAGTCATTAAAAATCATGCATTTTTAAGACGATAAACTTTACGTATCTTAGTGATATGACAAAATACAAATCAAAATACGAGATTTTTAGAGAAAAAATCAAAATCATTCTCTACGGAACAAATACCATTTTGGGCAGAATGTTCGATTTGGTTCTCTTGGGACTCATATTATTAAGCGTATTATTGGTAATGCTCGATACGGTAGAAGGCATTAATCATAAATACCATCATCAACTCCTTATCTGCGAATGGATTATTACCGTTTTCTTTACCATAGAGTATATTTTAAGGATTATTGCTATACAAAAACCTATAAAATATGTTTTTAGCTTTTACGGAATTATAGATTTGATGGCGATTCTACCAATGTATTTGTCAATCTTTTTTCCTGCAACAAATGTTTTGACAATTGTCCGTATACTGCGTTTTTTCAGATTATTCAAAATTCTGCATATTCCGCAAATTTCGCATCAATCTTACCAGTTAAAAGAAGCATTACAAGCCAGCAAAGAAAAAATACTCGTTTTTATATATTTCGTAATCATCAGCGCCATTATTATAGGTGCATTAATGTACGTTGTCGAAGGCAAAGAAAGTGGTTTTACCAGTATTCCAGTTAGCATTTATTGGTCAATTGTAACACTTACTACAGTAGGTTATGGAGATATTTCTCCAATAACACCGCTTGGGCAATTTCTCGCATCACTTGTTATGATTATGGGTTACGGAATTATAGCGGTTCCTACAGGTATTGTAACAGCAGAATTTGCCAAAGCTAGTTTCCGAAACAACTCCGTAAACGGCAAAAGAACCTGCTCACAATGCAATGCCCAACTGCATTTTGATAATGCAAAATATTGTTATCAATGCGGAAAAACATTGCCTAGTAATTAATTTATGAAGCTAATCTAGCTGTACATTACAACTCCTCCTTATCTTTGTTGTTTTTTAAAGTCATAAAAATAGCTTCCGTTGGTCGCTCTTTTATCCCCTAAAAACTAACAAATATAAGTCTGAGGTTTCCATTACCATCTGGGCTAAAAAATATGAAATACCTAATAACAATCGTCGGACCAACAGCTATCGGGAAAACAGCCCTAAGCATCGCCTTGGCACAACATTTTAAATGCGAAATTGTTTCGTGTGACAGCCGTCAGTTTTTTAAAGAAATGACGATCGGAACTGCCGTTCCAAATCAGGAAGAATTAAAGACTGCCAAGCATCATTTCATTCAAAACAAATCGATTTTCGAAAATTACACCGTTGGCGATTACGAAAAAGAGGCACTTTTAAAACTAGAAGAATTATATCAAAATAATGATTTTGCAATTTTAATTGGCGGATCAGGTTTATATGTAGATGCCGTTTTAAAAGGTTTTGACAAATTTCCAGAAATCGATCCAGAAGTACGCGCAGAAGTAAATTCAAACTACGAAAAACTCGGAATTGAATATCTTCAGGAACAATTACAAAATCTCGATCCAGATTACTATCAGAAAATAACAATCGAAAATCCGCAGACCTTACAAAATCCACAGAGGATGATGCGTTTTGTGGAAGTTTGCATTGGATCACAAAAACCATATTCTTCATTTTTAAATTTGAAGAAAAACAATCGAAGCTTCACTCCTATTTTAATTGGTTTAGATGCAGATAGAGAAGTAATTTACAGTAGAATTAACCAGCGTGTTGACATCATGATGAATGAAGGTTTGC
It encodes:
- a CDS encoding YggS family pyridoxal phosphate-dependent enzyme; the encoded protein is MSIQSNLNTIKATLPDHVTLVAVSKTKPVSDLMQAYEAGQRIFGENKIQEMTEKWEQMPKDIQWHMIGHVQSNKVKFMAPYVTLIHGVDSLKLLQEINKQALKNNRIIDCLLQIYIAEEESKFGLDENELNELLTSSEFKELKNIRILGLMGMATFTEDQNQIKKEFTHLKSIFDSIQKLQIVDLKTISMGMSGDYQLAIECGSTMVRIGSDIFGGR
- a CDS encoding 3-hydroxyacyl-CoA dehydrogenase family protein, yielding MKTIAVIGAGTMGNGIAHTFAQSGFTVKLIDVSEKSLDKGMATIVANLDRMLSKGTITQEDVAKTITNIITYTDIKDGVVGVDLVVEAATENVELKLNIFKQLNEYCSHNTILATNTSSISITQIGAVVAHPERVIGMHFMNPVPIMKLVEIIRGYNTSDEVTKIIMTLSEKLGKVPVEVNDYPGFVANRILMPMLNEAIETLYNKVAGVYEIDTVMKLGMGHPMGPLQLADFIGLDVCLAILNVMYDGFKNPKYAPCPLLVNMVRAGKLGVKSGEGFYDYSESKKAEKISKQFILS
- the miaA gene encoding tRNA (adenosine(37)-N6)-dimethylallyltransferase MiaA, whose product is MKYLITIVGPTAIGKTALSIALAQHFKCEIVSCDSRQFFKEMTIGTAVPNQEELKTAKHHFIQNKSIFENYTVGDYEKEALLKLEELYQNNDFAILIGGSGLYVDAVLKGFDKFPEIDPEVRAEVNSNYEKLGIEYLQEQLQNLDPDYYQKITIENPQTLQNPQRMMRFVEVCIGSQKPYSSFLNLKKNNRSFTPILIGLDADREVIYSRINQRVDIMMNEGLLKEAETLYPNKELNALQTVGYRELFSYFDGEFTLPFAIEEIKKNTRRFSKRQLTWFKRNENTKWFDYSTDRNEIIHYIEENLKSSI
- a CDS encoding ion transporter, translated to MTKYKSKYEIFREKIKIILYGTNTILGRMFDLVLLGLILLSVLLVMLDTVEGINHKYHHQLLICEWIITVFFTIEYILRIIAIQKPIKYVFSFYGIIDLMAILPMYLSIFFPATNVLTIVRILRFFRLFKILHIPQISHQSYQLKEALQASKEKILVFIYFVIISAIIIGALMYVVEGKESGFTSIPVSIYWSIVTLTTVGYGDISPITPLGQFLASLVMIMGYGIIAVPTGIVTAEFAKASFRNNSVNGKRTCSQCNAQLHFDNAKYCYQCGKTLPSN
- a CDS encoding exonuclease domain-containing protein codes for the protein MYAILDIETTGGQFNEEGITEIAIYKFDGHEVVDQFISLVNPEIPIQPFVVKLTGINNAMLQSAPKFYEVAKRIIEITSDCVIVAHNASFDYRILRTEFRRLGYDFEAKTLCTVELAKKLIPEQPSYSLGKLVRALGIPMADRHRASGDAMATTKLFKMLLEKDTEKTIVKDFIKLEVEKGISPKFLDILNQMPTKTGVYYIYNESGTLIYIGKSQNIKKRVNQHFTGVTTKSKKIQAEVFTITYDETGSELVALLKESQEVKINRPKYNRSQKKTVFPFALYAEKDANGYINLKLEKADGRKKEITSFASLQEGKNALFKFTAKYHLCQKLTGLYQTKKECFQYKIKECDGACIGEVTPEVYNLRVQQFISENSFENKSMIIIDRGRNVNERSAILIENGIYQGYAYYDLNYQITNIDILKNILIPMQHNRDVKNIIQSYIRKSKSLKIMHF